From one Coffea eugenioides isolate CCC68of chromosome 11, Ceug_1.0, whole genome shotgun sequence genomic stretch:
- the LOC113754436 gene encoding transmembrane emp24 domain-containing protein p24delta9-like, whose protein sequence is MDLCSYPQRFNFCIFLLVLSIISTPVQSIRFDLDSGHTKCIAEDIQSNAMTVGKYHIVNPNEGQPLPDSHKVTVRVTSGYGNNYHYADHVNTGQFAFQTAEAGDYMTCFFAADHKPAVTLTVDFDWKSGVAAKDWSNVAKKGSVELMELELKKMFDTVQSIHDEMFYLREREEEMQELNRSTNAKMGWLSLLSIVIALSVGGLQLWHLKSFFEKKKLI, encoded by the exons ATGGACCTTTGTAGTTATCCTCAAAGATTTAATTTTTGTATATTCCTATTAGTCCTGAGTATTATCTCAACTCCGGTTCAATCAATCCGATTCGATCTGGATTCGGGTCATACTAAATGCATAGCTGAAGATATTCAGTCAAACGCCATGACCGTCGGCAAATATCATATTGTTAACCCAAATGAAGGCCAGCCCTTACCTGATTCTCATAAAGTCACCGTTAGG GTTACATCAGGTTATGGGAATAACTACCACTATGCGGACCATGTCAATACAGGGCAGTTTGCATTTCAGACTGCAGAGGCTGGGGATTACATGACTTGCTTTTTTGCAGCTGATCACAAGCCTGCTGTTACGCTCACCGTTGATTTTGATTGGAAGTCTGGTGTCGCAGCGAAGGACTGGTCAAATGTTGCGAAGAAAGGTTCTGTTGAA TTAATGGAGTTAGAGCTGAAGAAAATGTTTGATACTGTTCAATCCATTCATGACGAGATGTTCTACCTGCGAGAAAG GGAAGAAGAGATGCAGGAGCTTAACAGATCTACCAACGCGAAGATGGGTTGGTTGAGTCTTCTCTCAATTGTTATTGCCTTGTCCGTTGGAGGATTGCAGTTATGGCATCTGAAGTCGTTCTTTGAGAAGAAGAAGCTAATATAA